A part of Candidatus Electrothrix aestuarii genomic DNA contains:
- a CDS encoding protein-glutamate O-methyltransferase CheR has product MQEKELEDIERTLLLEAIFLRYGYDFRNYSQASISRRVRLFLEKNDVETIGELLPRIIREPELFQGLLFDFSVTVTEMFRDPPFYRALRREVVPLLKTYPFIKVWSAGCATGEEVYSLAILLKEEGLLHKSTIFATDINDSSLAKAKRGIYPLKQVREYIENFQETGSMHSFSRYYHANEEHIVMERELRGRITFANHNLVADQVFGEMHLILCRNVMIYFDKKLQNMVLDLFDQSLIRGGFLCLGGRESLRFSNLNDRYEELDSANRIYRKHFAHNHQLQARR; this is encoded by the coding sequence ATGCAGGAAAAAGAACTGGAGGATATTGAACGCACACTCTTGTTGGAAGCTATATTTTTACGCTATGGGTATGACTTCCGTAATTATTCACAGGCCTCTATCAGCAGAAGGGTCAGGCTTTTTCTTGAGAAAAATGATGTAGAAACCATAGGTGAACTGCTGCCGAGAATTATCAGGGAGCCAGAGCTGTTTCAAGGTCTGTTATTCGATTTTTCTGTCACGGTTACTGAGATGTTTCGTGATCCGCCCTTTTATCGGGCTTTACGCAGAGAAGTTGTCCCTCTGTTAAAAACCTATCCCTTTATCAAGGTCTGGTCAGCAGGTTGTGCAACAGGCGAAGAAGTCTATTCGCTCGCTATTCTGCTGAAAGAAGAAGGCTTGCTCCATAAGTCGACTATTTTTGCAACGGATATCAATGATTCCTCTCTGGCAAAGGCCAAGAGAGGAATCTATCCCCTCAAGCAGGTGCGCGAGTACATTGAGAATTTCCAGGAAACAGGTTCTATGCATTCCTTTAGTCGCTATTATCATGCTAATGAGGAGCATATTGTTATGGAGAGAGAGTTAAGAGGCCGGATTACCTTTGCCAATCATAACCTTGTCGCTGATCAGGTGTTCGGGGAGATGCATTTGATTCTCTGTCGGAACGTTATGATTTATTTTGATAAAAAATTACAGAACATGGTGCTTGATCTCTTTGATCAAAGTCTGATTCGAGGTGGCTTTCTCTGTCTCGGCGGGAGAGAATCGCTCCGCTTCTCCAATCTAAATGATAGGTACGAAGAATTGGATAGTGCAAACAGGATCTATCGTAAGCATTTTGCTCATAATCACCAGCTACAGGCACGGCGATGA
- a CDS encoding chemotaxis protein CheB translates to MKYKAIVIGTSAGGIEAVVHILSELPAHFPLPIILVQHLHKNQDGSLIRFYNERLLLKVVEAEEKNRLQSGYVYLAPPDYHLLLERDETFSLSVDEKVNYSRPSIDVLFESAADVYGPGLVGIIMTGANHDGALGLQRIKALGGLTLVEDPATAKFSEMPRSALAACSEVDYTLSQGDLGKFLLTFVEGCPKGENMHVVQTSRKQMRGLL, encoded by the coding sequence ATGAAATATAAGGCGATAGTTATTGGCACCTCGGCAGGAGGAATAGAGGCTGTCGTTCATATACTCAGTGAGTTACCGGCTCACTTTCCTTTACCTATCATTCTGGTTCAACATCTTCATAAGAATCAGGATGGAAGCCTCATTCGATTTTATAATGAGCGCCTGTTACTCAAGGTTGTAGAGGCAGAGGAAAAGAACAGACTACAGTCTGGGTATGTTTATCTTGCTCCGCCTGATTATCATCTTCTCCTTGAACGGGATGAAACCTTTTCGCTTTCTGTGGATGAAAAGGTGAATTACTCCCGCCCGTCCATTGATGTCTTGTTTGAGAGCGCAGCAGACGTGTATGGGCCCGGCTTGGTTGGTATTATCATGACCGGCGCCAATCATGATGGTGCGCTGGGACTGCAACGAATTAAAGCCCTGGGAGGTTTAACCCTGGTGGAGGACCCGGCAACAGCTAAGTTTTCTGAAATGCCGAGGAGTGCTCTGGCCGCCTGTAGTGAAGTTGATTATACCCTGTCTCAGGGTGATCTGGGGAAATTCTTGCTGACCTTTGTGGAGGGATGCCCAAAGGGGGAAAATATGCATGTTGTGCAAACGTCCAGAAAGCAAATGCGGGGGCTGCTATGA
- a CDS encoding response regulator, which produces MRFNLSSKLIISHLGMGVLPLLFISLVIWFNVSGGFQTLGEKGVAAVEHVAREQLRTMCSIKEKQVAYFFRAMEGQMYMLRDNSWLHETFNALNREFKLAGDSVDSDDWKSLELMNDVMFQYICVHFDWNNLYLINKDGKIIYSMLKSSDMGLSLAANPLRNTSLGRAYSQLKKEWDQDIAFGDYAPYPPLDNLPSAFLVTRIYDTSGETKEEIGYLAIQPSTEALRNTIKLASNKKESLEAYLVGADGYMRSDSVLDPENYSRAESFRQGNKVNTVASRNAIAGEKGTGVINDYRGKEVLSSWTPIDVFTTRWALICEVDEAEAMAARTSMNEIRFSTERKVKAWIYLGLILTCIIVSIVAWLIVRSISRPIVQAAGIADSIAAGDFHRRLDMQRSDEIGQMADALDRMVEKVSENFQEKAAMADLSDQMRGEQDIPTLSMHIANHLAKFLRAQMASLYLVDHDGETLTLKGSYAFHKRKGLNSKIRMGEGIAGQAAFENNMISVTDLPEDYVRINSTLGDAAPCNILAIPFSHEEKVLGVLEFASFTEFSDEQMDFLGNVTEHIAIAFRSAQNKQDVQKLLDETREQAEELKQQSEELMATNEELESQTMALKKFQQELEKQQDELKETNAALEEKSEALMVEQRKIKESNEELVAAKEKIEERSKDLALASKYKSEFLANMSHELRTPLNSLLLLAQSLRDNREGNLTPKQQQSAGIIFDSGNDLLDLINEILDLSKIEAGQIVKDVEEVFLTDLAENAKVLFGHMAENKGLDFSVTLADDLPRSIFTDRKRIEQILKNFLGNSMKFTAEGGIDLVFSRMEAGAPVQSESLRSEESIAIAVKDTGIGIPAEKQRAIFEAFQQADGSTARKYGGTGLGLSISKELAALLGGEIVLHSEPGKGSTFTLYLPIGTLPEPDAGEEGRKEAPQPNVPLSRGARAESRQAGVREEKKEKTKSGKQDQQRALFSVSDDRDKITENDRVMLVIEDDPKFAEILLEQCRESDFKALVTDNGEDGLQLAEKYRPSGIILDIRLPGIDGWTVLNSLKSNGGTRHIPVHMMSAEEVSRKAMNLGAIGFLSKPVNHEQLSEAFERFESVINKKIKKLLVVEDDDTLRSVLVDLVGNTDTDTYEAKTGKEVEELLGMQRFDCMVLDLGLPDCNGIDLLHKLADADDLVVPPVIIYTGRELSRDEERELNKYSESIIIKDARSQERLLDETSLFLHRMVESLPPKKQQIIADLYDRDKMFQGKKVLLVDDDMRNVFALSGILEQKGMDVVIAEDGRRALDALAQEEHIDIVLMDIMMPEMDGYEATRNIREQKQFWKLPVIALTAKAMKEDRDKCLEVGASDYLAKPVDVERLLSMMRVWLYR; this is translated from the coding sequence ATGAGATTTAACCTCAGCTCAAAATTGATCATTTCTCACCTCGGTATGGGGGTGCTCCCTTTATTATTTATTAGTCTTGTCATATGGTTCAATGTGTCTGGAGGTTTTCAGACGCTTGGTGAGAAAGGCGTTGCTGCGGTGGAACATGTCGCCCGTGAGCAGCTCAGGACGATGTGCAGTATCAAGGAAAAGCAGGTTGCCTATTTTTTTCGGGCCATGGAAGGGCAGATGTACATGTTGCGTGACAACTCCTGGCTTCATGAGACGTTCAATGCCTTGAACAGGGAGTTCAAGTTGGCCGGTGATTCAGTGGATAGTGATGATTGGAAATCCCTGGAGCTTATGAATGATGTTATGTTTCAGTATATCTGTGTTCATTTTGACTGGAATAATTTGTACCTGATCAATAAGGACGGAAAGATCATCTACTCTATGCTGAAGTCTTCAGACATGGGTCTGTCCTTGGCAGCGAATCCTTTGCGGAACACCTCCTTGGGGAGAGCATACTCTCAGCTTAAGAAAGAATGGGATCAGGATATCGCTTTCGGTGATTATGCCCCCTATCCCCCTTTGGATAATCTTCCCTCTGCCTTTTTGGTTACTCGAATTTATGACACCTCTGGAGAAACAAAAGAGGAAATTGGTTATCTGGCTATTCAACCCTCCACCGAGGCCTTGAGAAATACGATTAAACTGGCCTCAAATAAGAAAGAATCACTTGAAGCCTATCTTGTAGGGGCAGATGGATATATGCGTTCGGATTCTGTCTTAGATCCGGAAAATTACAGTCGAGCGGAATCGTTCAGACAGGGAAATAAGGTCAATACCGTTGCCAGTAGAAATGCCATTGCAGGGGAAAAAGGTACTGGTGTAATTAATGATTACCGAGGAAAGGAGGTGCTTTCCTCCTGGACACCGATTGATGTGTTTACCACCCGCTGGGCCCTTATCTGTGAGGTTGATGAAGCAGAGGCTATGGCCGCCCGGACGAGCATGAACGAAATTCGTTTCAGCACAGAAAGAAAGGTCAAGGCATGGATCTATCTGGGACTGATACTTACCTGTATTATTGTGAGTATTGTTGCCTGGCTTATTGTCCGCTCAATCAGTCGGCCCATTGTTCAGGCAGCTGGCATAGCCGACAGTATTGCTGCTGGCGATTTTCATCGTCGCCTTGATATGCAGCGTTCAGATGAAATCGGGCAGATGGCCGATGCGCTGGATCGCATGGTGGAAAAGGTATCGGAAAATTTTCAGGAAAAAGCTGCAATGGCAGATCTTTCCGATCAGATGCGGGGCGAGCAGGATATTCCGACCCTGTCCATGCATATCGCGAATCATCTGGCCAAATTTCTCCGTGCTCAGATGGCCTCTTTATATCTTGTGGATCATGACGGAGAAACCCTCACCTTGAAGGGGAGCTATGCCTTTCATAAGCGGAAGGGACTGAATAGTAAGATACGAATGGGGGAGGGGATTGCCGGACAGGCTGCGTTTGAGAATAACATGATTTCGGTCACGGATCTGCCCGAGGATTATGTCCGCATTAACTCGACTCTGGGCGATGCAGCTCCCTGCAATATTCTGGCTATCCCTTTCAGTCATGAAGAAAAGGTGCTTGGTGTGCTTGAGTTTGCTTCATTTACTGAGTTCTCTGATGAACAGATGGACTTTCTCGGCAATGTAACCGAGCATATTGCTATCGCCTTTCGCTCGGCGCAAAATAAGCAGGATGTGCAAAAATTGCTTGATGAGACTCGCGAGCAGGCTGAGGAGTTGAAGCAGCAGAGCGAAGAGTTAATGGCGACCAACGAGGAGTTGGAATCGCAAACTATGGCGCTGAAAAAATTTCAGCAGGAATTGGAAAAACAACAGGATGAACTGAAAGAGACCAATGCCGCTCTTGAGGAAAAATCCGAGGCCTTGATGGTAGAGCAGCGTAAAATAAAGGAGAGCAATGAGGAACTTGTTGCGGCAAAGGAAAAGATAGAGGAGCGTTCAAAAGACCTTGCGCTGGCCTCAAAATATAAATCCGAATTTTTGGCTAATATGAGCCATGAGTTGCGTACGCCGTTGAACAGTCTGTTACTGCTCGCCCAATCACTCAGGGATAATCGCGAAGGAAATTTAACCCCAAAACAGCAGCAATCAGCAGGGATTATCTTTGATTCCGGCAATGATCTGCTTGATCTTATTAATGAGATTTTGGATCTCTCCAAGATTGAGGCTGGCCAGATTGTAAAAGATGTCGAAGAGGTTTTTCTGACCGATCTTGCCGAGAATGCCAAGGTCCTCTTTGGTCATATGGCGGAAAACAAAGGGCTGGATTTTTCTGTGACTCTGGCGGATGATCTGCCTCGCTCGATTTTTACGGATCGTAAACGTATTGAGCAGATCCTGAAGAATTTTCTCGGCAACAGCATGAAGTTTACCGCAGAAGGCGGGATTGATCTGGTCTTCTCCCGCATGGAGGCAGGCGCTCCAGTGCAATCAGAAAGCTTACGGTCTGAAGAGAGTATTGCCATTGCAGTCAAGGATACAGGTATTGGTATCCCGGCAGAAAAACAACGCGCGATTTTCGAGGCCTTTCAGCAGGCAGATGGCTCTACCGCCCGGAAATACGGGGGTACAGGGCTGGGCCTCTCTATCTCCAAAGAGCTGGCTGCGCTCCTGGGGGGAGAAATCGTTTTGCACAGTGAACCGGGAAAAGGTTCAACCTTTACCCTCTATTTGCCCATAGGAACGCTCCCTGAACCGGATGCAGGGGAAGAGGGGAGAAAAGAAGCCCCGCAGCCGAACGTTCCTCTTTCACGGGGGGCAAGGGCGGAAAGCAGACAGGCAGGTGTGAGAGAGGAAAAGAAAGAAAAGACGAAGAGCGGAAAGCAAGATCAACAACGCGCGCTTTTCTCGGTATCCGATGATCGGGACAAGATCACAGAGAACGACAGGGTTATGCTGGTGATTGAGGATGATCCGAAGTTTGCCGAGATCCTGCTTGAGCAATGCCGTGAATCTGATTTTAAGGCCTTGGTCACGGATAATGGGGAGGATGGGTTGCAGCTGGCTGAGAAGTATAGGCCTTCAGGGATTATCCTGGATATCCGCCTGCCGGGGATTGACGGCTGGACTGTGTTGAACAGCCTGAAGTCCAATGGCGGGACCCGGCATATTCCTGTGCATATGATGTCTGCTGAGGAGGTCAGCCGAAAGGCCATGAATCTGGGTGCTATCGGTTTTCTTTCCAAGCCGGTCAATCATGAACAGCTGTCTGAGGCCTTTGAGCGTTTTGAGTCTGTTATTAATAAGAAGATCAAGAAGCTTCTGGTGGTTGAGGATGACGATACCTTGCGGAGTGTTCTCGTAGATCTGGTTGGCAATACCGATACAGATACCTATGAGGCCAAAACAGGAAAAGAGGTTGAAGAACTGTTAGGCATGCAACGCTTTGATTGCATGGTGCTGGATCTCGGCTTGCCCGATTGCAACGGGATTGATCTGCTGCATAAGTTGGCCGATGCAGATGATCTCGTCGTGCCGCCGGTGATTATCTATACTGGCAGGGAGTTGAGCAGAGACGAAGAGCGTGAGCTCAATAAATATTCTGAGTCCATTATTATTAAGGATGCCCGCTCACAGGAACGTTTGCTGGATGAAACCTCGCTTTTTCTCCATAGGATGGTGGAGAGTCTGCCCCCGAAAAAACAGCAGATCATTGCTGATCTTTATGATCGGGACAAGATGTTTCAGGGGAAAAAGGTCTTGCTGGTTGACGATGATATGCGCAATGTTTTTGCCCTTTCCGGAATCCTTGAGCAGAAGGGGATGGACGTGGTAATTGCTGAAGATGGGAGAAGGGCATTGGATGCGCTTGCGCAGGAAGAACATATTGATATCGTGCTGATGGATATCATGATGCCGGAGATGGACGGGTATGAGGCGACCAGGAACATACGGGAACAAAAGCAATTCTGGAAACTCCCCGTTATTGCCCTGACAGCTAAGGCCATGAAAGAAGATAGGGATAAATGTCTTGAGGTCGGTGCCAGTGATTATCTGGCAAAACCGGTTGATGTGGAGAGGCTCCTCTCCATGATGCGTGTCTGGCTGTACAGATAA